Proteins encoded in a region of the Vicia villosa cultivar HV-30 ecotype Madison, WI linkage group LG5, Vvil1.0, whole genome shotgun sequence genome:
- the LOC131607498 gene encoding uncharacterized protein LOC131607498: protein MAVPAPTSALCLRHVHTNNRIFRHHTPFRTPSSNSKLPLTVVAMAPKNKVNKYNDNWKKEWFGAGIFYEGSEEVEVDVFKKIEKRKVLSNVEKAGLLSKAEELGVTLSSIEKLGLFSKAEELGLLSLLEKLATFSPSVLASLSLPTLVAAIATVVLIPDDSTALVVVQAVVAAALGVGAVGLFAGSVVLGGLQEAD from the exons ATGGCGGTGCCTGCTCCGACCTCAGCTCTCTGTCTCCGTCATGTTCACACTAACAACCGCATCTTCCGTCACCATACCCCATTCCGCACTCCCTCAAGTAACAGTAAACTACCTCTAACCGTCGTCGCCATGGCTCCCAAAAACAAG GTGAACAAGTACAACGATAACTGGAAGAAGGAATGGTTCGGAGCGGGGATATTCTACGAGGGAAGCGAAGAAGTTGAAGTGGACGTGTTCAAGAAAATCGAGAAGAGGAAAGTTCTGAGCAACGTGGAGAAAGCGGGGTTGTTATCCAAAGCTGAGGAGTTAGGTGTAACGCTATCTTCTATTGAGAAATTAGGTTTGTTTTCTAAGGCGGAAGAGCTTGGTTTACTCAGCTTATTGGAGAAACTCGCTACTTTTTCTCCTTCTGTTTTGGCTTCTCTGTCGCTTCCTACGCTTGTTGCGGCTATTGCGACCGTTGTTCTGATTCCGGATGATTCTACTGCTCTGGTTGTTGTTCAGGCCGTCGTGGCGGCGGCTCTTGGTGTCGGGGCGGTTGGTTTGTTCGCTGGGTCGGTTGTGCTAGGTGGGTTGCAAGAGGCTGATTGA